The stretch of DNA AGATCGGCACCGTCGACATGGGCGTGATCACCAACGGGCCGGTGGCCAACTTCCTCGAGGAGATGGCGGTGTTCGAACTGCCCTTCCTCTTCCCCTCCCCCGAGGCGGCCTACGAGGTGCTGGACGGCCCGATCGGCCAGGAGCTCCTGGACAGGCTCTCCGAGGTCAACCTCAAGGGCCTGGCCTACGCGGAGCGCGGCTTCCGCAACCTGACCAACAGCGAGCGCCCCGTGACCACGCCCGAGGATCTCGAGGGACTGCGCATCCGCGTCATGGAGAACCCGGTCTACGTCGACACCTTCCGTGAGCTGGGCGCCAACGCCATCCCGATGGCCTGGACCGAGGCGCTGACCGCCATGCAGCAGGGCACCATCGACGGTCAGGAGAACCCGGTCAACGTCATTCACTCCTTCAAGCTCTATGAGACCCAGGACTACATGACCCTGTCGCGGCACACCTATGCGCCGGCGATCTTCGTGATGGGCATGCCGGCCTGGGGCCAGCTCCCCGAGGCCGCCCAGACCGTGCTGGTCGACGCCGCCCAGGAGGCCGCCGAGCACGAGCGGCGCGTCAACGCCGAGATGGCCGCCGAACAGATGGCCGCGCTGCGCGAGGCCGGCATGGAGATCGTCGAGGAGCCGGACATTGCGGCCTTCCAGGAGGCCGTGGCCCCGGTCTACGAGAAGTACGGCGAGCAGTTCGGCGACTACCTGCCGCGCATCCAGGAGGCGCTGAAGTAAGTGACTCGTCTGCCGGTTGCCGCGCTGACGACCCTGCAACGCATCGAGCATGCCATCGACGCCGCCCTTCGCCCCGTGGTCTTCGCGGGCATGGCGGCGTTAATCGGCGTGATCACGCTGCAGATCGTCTCGCGCGTGTTCTTCGAGGCGGTGGGCTGGACCGAGGAAGTGGCACGCTTCCTGCTGGTCTGGATCACCTTCCTCGGCGCCACGCTGGCCTTCCAGCGTGGCCGCCATATCGCCGTGACCTTCGTGGTGGATGCCCTGCCCGACCCGCTGCAGCGCGTCGCGCGCATCGCCGCGGTACTCGTGGCCCTGGGCTTCATGATCGCCCTGATGGTGATCGGCTACCGCTACATGCAGGTGCAGAGCTTCCAGAAGTCCGCATCGCTGCGCCTCTCCATGACCTGGGTCTATGCCGTGATCCCGCTCTGCTCGGCCCTGATGGCCTGGTACGCCTTCGTCGACCTGGTCGGCCTGATCGTCCGGGGGTCCAACGACGGTGAACCCGACCAACCTTCCCCGGAGGAGCCTCCGGCATGACCGCCCTGCTCTTCGTGCTGTTCTTCGTCTTCATGCTGCTCGGCGTGCCGGTCGCCCTGGCCATCGGGGCGAGCACCCTGCTGGCCCTCCAGGCCGAAGGCGTGCCGCTGATGGTGGTCACCCAGCAGATGTTCCAGGGCATCAACTCCTTCGCCCTGGTGGCCGTGCCGATGTTCATCCTCGCCGGCGACCTGATGGCCCAGGGCAAGGTCAGCGAGAAGCTGGTCGACTTCGCCGATGCGCTGTTCGGCTTCCTGAAGGGCGGGCTCTCCATCGTCTCGGTCCTGGCGGGAATGTTCTTCGCCGCCATCTC from Halomonas aestuarii encodes:
- a CDS encoding TRAP transporter small permease encodes the protein MTRLPVAALTTLQRIEHAIDAALRPVVFAGMAALIGVITLQIVSRVFFEAVGWTEEVARFLLVWITFLGATLAFQRGRHIAVTFVVDALPDPLQRVARIAAVLVALGFMIALMVIGYRYMQVQSFQKSASLRLSMTWVYAVIPLCSALMAWYAFVDLVGLIVRGSNDGEPDQPSPEEPPA
- a CDS encoding TRAP transporter substrate-binding protein, encoding MQGFARSTLALGISLALVSGAQAADFSDMDPVTLRLAHVVNEKDGFHIAAEKFEDLVEERTDGKVNIELYPNASLGDERTLLEGMQIGTVDMGVITNGPVANFLEEMAVFELPFLFPSPEAAYEVLDGPIGQELLDRLSEVNLKGLAYAERGFRNLTNSERPVTTPEDLEGLRIRVMENPVYVDTFRELGANAIPMAWTEALTAMQQGTIDGQENPVNVIHSFKLYETQDYMTLSRHTYAPAIFVMGMPAWGQLPEAAQTVLVDAAQEAAEHERRVNAEMAAEQMAALREAGMEIVEEPDIAAFQEAVAPVYEKYGEQFGDYLPRIQEALK